One Gallus gallus isolate bGalGal1 chromosome 11, bGalGal1.mat.broiler.GRCg7b, whole genome shotgun sequence DNA window includes the following coding sequences:
- the CA5A gene encoding carbonic anhydrase 5A, mitochondrial isoform X1: MAAGGAARWSAGRCAMLPLLLLRRAAAAASWRGARRCSLGACCSYRLRNALHPLWQSPLTIPGGTRQSPINIQWRDSVYDPVLKPLKISYDPATCLHIWNNGYSFLVEFDDSADRSIIVGGPLENQYRLKQFHFHWGAINEWGSEHTVDSKFYPAELHLVHWNAVVYPTFEEAVMEGDGLAVIGVFLKLGAHHEGLQTLVDALPAIKHKDTVIEFDVFDPSCLLPPCPDYWTYAGSLTTPPLTESVTWIIKKQPIEVDENQLEAFRMLLFTSDGEEEKRMVDNFRPLQPLMNRTVRSSFQIRQLLDIEAQYSDHAQQIRP; the protein is encoded by the exons ATGGCGGCGGGCGGGGCAGCGCGGTGGTCGGCGGGGCGCTGCGCGatgctgccgctgctgctgctgcgccGGGCCGCGGCCGCTGCCTCGTGGAGGGGAGCGCGGCGGTGCAGCCTGGGCGCCTGCTGCTCGTACCGCCTGCGGAACGCCC TGCATCCCCTTTGGCAGAGCCCACTTACCATTCCCGGGGGCACTCGGCAGTCTCCTATCAACATCCAGTGGAGGGACAGCGTCTACGACCCCGTCCTGAAGCCTCTGAAGATCAGCTACGACCCAGCGACGTGTCTTCACATCTGGAACAACGGGTATTCCTTCCTGGTGGAGTTTGATGATTCTGCTGATAGATCGA tAATCGTTGGAGGTCCCTTGGAAAACCAGTACAGATTGAAGCAGTTCCATTTCCACTGGGGAGCCATCAACGAGTGGGGATCAGAACACACAGTTGACAGTAAATTCTACCCAGCAGAG CTGCATTTAGTACATTGGAATGCTGTGGTGTACCCAACTTTTGAAGAAGCTGTGATGGAAGGTGATGGCTTGGCTGTAATTGGAGTGTTTTTGAAG CTAGGAGCACATCACGAAGGGCTGCAGACGTTGGTGGATGCTTTGCCAGCAATTAAACACAAG GACACCGTTATTGAGTTTGATGTCTTTGACCCCTCCTGCCTGTTACCTCCATGCCCTGATTACTGGACGTATGCGGGCTCTTTGACCACTCCCCCACTTACTGAATCAGTCACGTGGATTATTAAGAAGCAGCCAATAGAGGTCGATGAGAATCAG CTGGAGGCATTTCGGATGCTGCTCTTTACTTCAGATGgtgaggaagagaagaggatgGTGGACAACTTTCGCCCTCTTCAGCCACTAATGAACAGAACCGTCCGCTCATCCTTCCAGATCAGGCAGCTCTTGGATATTGAAGCACAGTACTCAGACCATGCTCAGCAGATCAGACCGTAG
- the CA5A gene encoding carbonic anhydrase 5A, mitochondrial isoform X2 produces the protein MMNSIKTNGLGRLFKQLKSAWSSPAVPARSCSLATCTPKNRNDALHPLWQSPLTIPGGTRQSPINIQWRDSVYDPVLKPLKISYDPATCLHIWNNGYSFLVEFDDSADRSIIVGGPLENQYRLKQFHFHWGAINEWGSEHTVDSKFYPAELHLVHWNAVVYPTFEEAVMEGDGLAVIGVFLKLGAHHEGLQTLVDALPAIKHKDTVIEFDVFDPSCLLPPCPDYWTYAGSLTTPPLTESVTWIIKKQPIEVDENQLEAFRMLLFTSDGEEEKRMVDNFRPLQPLMNRTVRSSFQIRQLLDIEAQYSDHAQQIRP, from the exons ATGATGAATAGCATAAAGACAAATGGCCTGGGACGTTTATTCAAGCAGTTGAAAAGTGCCTGGAGTTCACCTGCAGTGCCAGCACGAAGCTGCAGCTTGGCCACCTGCACTCCCAAAAACAGGAATGATGCAC TGCATCCCCTTTGGCAGAGCCCACTTACCATTCCCGGGGGCACTCGGCAGTCTCCTATCAACATCCAGTGGAGGGACAGCGTCTACGACCCCGTCCTGAAGCCTCTGAAGATCAGCTACGACCCAGCGACGTGTCTTCACATCTGGAACAACGGGTATTCCTTCCTGGTGGAGTTTGATGATTCTGCTGATAGATCGA tAATCGTTGGAGGTCCCTTGGAAAACCAGTACAGATTGAAGCAGTTCCATTTCCACTGGGGAGCCATCAACGAGTGGGGATCAGAACACACAGTTGACAGTAAATTCTACCCAGCAGAG CTGCATTTAGTACATTGGAATGCTGTGGTGTACCCAACTTTTGAAGAAGCTGTGATGGAAGGTGATGGCTTGGCTGTAATTGGAGTGTTTTTGAAG CTAGGAGCACATCACGAAGGGCTGCAGACGTTGGTGGATGCTTTGCCAGCAATTAAACACAAG GACACCGTTATTGAGTTTGATGTCTTTGACCCCTCCTGCCTGTTACCTCCATGCCCTGATTACTGGACGTATGCGGGCTCTTTGACCACTCCCCCACTTACTGAATCAGTCACGTGGATTATTAAGAAGCAGCCAATAGAGGTCGATGAGAATCAG CTGGAGGCATTTCGGATGCTGCTCTTTACTTCAGATGgtgaggaagagaagaggatgGTGGACAACTTTCGCCCTCTTCAGCCACTAATGAACAGAACCGTCCGCTCATCCTTCCAGATCAGGCAGCTCTTGGATATTGAAGCACAGTACTCAGACCATGCTCAGCAGATCAGACCGTAG